One segment of Rhipicephalus sanguineus isolate Rsan-2018 chromosome 6, BIME_Rsan_1.4, whole genome shotgun sequence DNA contains the following:
- the LOC119397074 gene encoding uncharacterized protein LOC119397074 — MRTHPVGPWLVLVLLASEAALGARVGSKPGLDLSDLWKRGPLSLRSRAGPLPSLSMHNRDHMPSLSIVSPLDVLRDKMMQDIIERSIKNKIQANDKILKDLGKRSAPQDSLLQRTDDDRSSFKESFSEELL; from the coding sequence ATGCGGACGCACCCGGTGGGCCCATGGCTGGTGCTGGTTCTTCTCGCGAGCGAGGCGGCGCTGGGTGCGCGCGTCGGGAGCAAGCCCGGCCTGGACCTGTCCGACCTGTGGAAGCGGGGCCCGCTGTCCCTTCGCAGCCGCGCGGGCCCGCTGCCCTCGCTCAGCATGCACAACCGGGACCACATGCCTTCACTGTCCATCGTCTCACCGCTGGACGTGCTGCGTGACAAAATGATGCAGGACATCATTGAGCGCAGCATCAAGAACAAGATCCAGGCCAACGACAAAATTCTCAAAGATCTGGGAAAGCGCAGCGCGCCACAAGATAGCCTGCTACAACGCACCGACGACGACCGGTCGTCCTTCAAG